A genomic window from Nicotiana sylvestris chromosome 11, ASM39365v2, whole genome shotgun sequence includes:
- the LOC138880944 gene encoding extensin-like translates to MTNSENSVEEEKTESQMLKEAMEKMEKMRLEMNEMQLALARVQKGPEPPVTPTLPPGHTPEYPPPNPSTSFPSHHYYQGRNAYDPQVPPLNQNLPPNVPVFVEPPPATLQRLSSEPLFQAHDNQYYPPEPTFKAPEPHAYNPHFEVPVEIEKSAKSPE, encoded by the coding sequence ATGACTAACTCAGAAAacagtgttgaggaggaaaagacggaaAGTCAgatgctaaaagaggcaatggaaaaaatggaaaaaatgagactAGAGATGAACGAAATGCAGCTAGCCTTGGCTAGGGTACAAAAAGGGCCCGAACCacctgttactcctactctcccaccaggacacacgccggaatatcCTCCACCCaacccttcgacaagcttcccgagtcaccactactatcagggaagaaatgcctacgATCCCCAAGTTCCACCACTTAATCAAAACCTTCccccaaatgttcctgttttcgtggaacccccaccagccacgctaCAAAGATTGTCCAGTGAGCCAttatttcaggctcacgataaccaatattacccccctgaacctacattcaaagcacccgagccacatgcctataatccccactttgaggtcccggtaGAGATTGAAAAgtcggctaagagcccagagtag